From the Candoia aspera isolate rCanAsp1 chromosome 3, rCanAsp1.hap2, whole genome shotgun sequence genome, the window GCCGTCCTACATCACACACCGTCAAAAATCCTACATCCTTCCCGCAATATGTTGGGAAGCAGCTTCCGGGAAGACAGGAAAAACGACATCCAACACCGCCCCCTAGTAAGACTGTGGGCTATATTCGTCCAATCAGCATCAGCCTAGGGGAGGACTTTAGAAACGGAATAACGTCACTATCGGTTTCCGGGCTACGGTCGGAGAGGCCTGTCCTCGCGTCTCGGAAGCTTTTTCAGGTTCTGCTTTTTCCTTCTGCGTGCCGGGTCTTTTACGGGCATGGCGGTCCGGGCGAGCTTCGAGAACAACAACGAGATCGGCTGTTTCGCGAAGCTCACCAACGCATACTGTCTGGTGGCCATTGGCGGCTCTGAGGGCTTCTACAGGTGATTAGAGAAGCCCGATATGGTTTCTGTTCTTCTCCTCGGGAGGCTCTTGGATAGCTGATCGCTTCCAGGATCTTGGCCTAGGTTTGCTCTGGTCATCCGACAGGCAACGAAGATGCCGCGCCTTGACTTTTCCAGATCGGGACCCGTCTCTGCTCCACTGCAGCTTCTTCCTTGGATTGTAGTTTGTCATTAAAGAAGAATAAGTGGGAAAGGCTGCAGGGGTCTTCCTTTATACTGAAAGAGCATGATTGGGCCTTAGTTCGTTCTGTTGATTATTACTTTAAGCGTcggtgaggtaggttgggttgggCAAAAAACCAAGCAGACAAAAATGACCCAGTGATATATCCATGTTTGAGTGGAGACTTCAGTGTGGGGCTCCCCAGCACCACTCCAGTGCTGACTCCTATATCAGGGATCAGCACCTGTGAAGGTGTCCTCTCTTACTCATGCTGTACTGGACACGTTAGGTCAGAAGATGTCAGTAAGACTATTTCTCTGCAACTTGTTCCTTTATTAATCTTTCTGAGAATGTAGCTCTTCAGGCATGTTTGAATTGAACTGAAGTTTACAATCTTCCTTGCATGTTTAAATCTTATTCTGTTGTGTTTTAGTGTATTTGAAGGGGAGCTTTCTGACACCATTCCTGTAATTCATGCGTCTATTGCTGGATGTCGGATCATTGGCAGAATGTGTGTGGGTGAGCTGCTTTCTTTATATGATTGAGTTTcccttaaaatgtaaaattcttaTCTCATTTTAGCCTTAACTTATTGACAAGCAATTTTGATTTTTATCCGTGCATTTTGTAATATTTCAGAGAAGGAAGGCAACTGTTATTGTGCCTTCAGTTATAAAGTCTAAATGTACTGTTGAGTACAGTTCATGTTTATGCTGATAGCTTTTGagtgaaattattaaaaatgctTAAAAGTTAAAAGTTTTTGTTTACAATTTAGCAAAGATACCAGGCCCCTGAATTGAAACATTAACACTACAGAGTTGTATTCCACAAACTTTGTGTTAAGGGAGATCCATTCATATAATTTGGATTTAGCCTATGGGCTCTTCATTGTGTCAGTTGCTATGGTTTCCAGGAAGATGGAGGAGCTTCCGATTACCTAAGTGCTTCTAAAGACAAAACAGGGAgaatgagggtttttttccctcatcattgccttatttattttcaaaatcttgtattaatttatttttagaagTGTTAATTGAAATAATACATTGTTTTGTAATGTAATAAAGCCAACTAAAtccatttattaatatttatttaaatttattatggcttcCCACTCCCATTTACTAACTTGTTAGACAGCTATGAtacttttattaaattaaattttatgcCTGAAGGTGGTAGTGGAATTGGAGGAGGTAACTAGGTAGGCAAAATGTGGCCGTTTTTCTACAATGCTTGCATTGTATTGTGGATATATTTTGGTAAAAAACCAACTCTCTGGCAGTACTGTAAACTGTTTAAGGTCAGATACTGTTAAAGAACATTGAATTAGATTCATACTTTCTTATTTCTGGTCCTGGGTCATTGTTTTATGGCACAGAATTTTGGGGACAGGAAttgaaggcattttttttctataCTTCTAGGGAACAGGCATGGGTTATTAGTCCCAAACAACACTACAGACCAGGAACTTCAGCATATCCGAAACTGCCTTCCTGACTCAGTGCGAATCCAGCGGGTGGAAGAACGTCTTTCTGCTCTGGGAAATGTCACTGCATGCAATGACTACGTCGCACTTGCCCACCCAGACATTGACAGAGTAAATGTCAAAATCTGAATCCTTTAGTAGTAAGCATGCTGTTTGCACTAGCTAACTAATCTTTAGCAACAGTTTAACAAACCGTTTTTTATTCAACatttgctgtacaggtagtccttgcttaaccaccattcgttcagtgaccattcaaagttacaatggcgctgaacaaatggtagttacgaccagtcctcgaagttccggctgttccagcacccccacagtcacatgatcaaaatttgggtatttggcaaccagcctgcatttacaaccctcacagcatcccacagtcatgttcTCCTGCCCTGCGTgaactgcctctgcttcaactcccccacctgcctatctccctgccccatctctgcccttttggatgcCCTGCACTCCGCCGCCTACCCCTGcctccagctgacctttgccatcttcttccactGCTGGCCTGGGATCCAGGTGCTGGGCGAGTGCACAGCCCCGTGATACACACAACAAGCATGGCAGGGCAGTGGAGCCTCATCTGCAGAAGGGAGCTTACCGGGCCCAGCCAGGGAGGAGGCAGCGGGACTGAACCAGTAGAGGAGGCAAGGCAGCTCACATTGGAAGCACTCCTGGAGAACCGAATGCGGGAGGCCCTCTGGACCTGTACTGGAGCTGCTCCTGCAGAAGGAGGGGTGCTCCTGGCCAAGGCAGCTGATGGTCCTTTGCATGGCCTTGCAAGAGGAAGGCTGGGCTGAGCAAACAGAGGGCCTGCAGCTAGGCTGTCAGTACTGAGCTTTCCTCCAGCCCGCACTGAAGCCTGTGGGCCCTCTGCTCACTGAGCCTCACTTCCAACGCAAGCTGCAGAGGACTAATTATGTTGAGGTGACCCACTAGCAAGCACAAAGGcaagtgtaatggcatgtgggaatgaccttgagttgggggaagagatgctaccCAGGGAATGCTGCCCACCCTAATAATGTTGAAGTTCTGTGGTTAAAAGCAATGAAAACATAATGATGATCACTTGAAATCAGATAAATGTCTTCTAACAGCCCTAAGTTTAaatgtcagtattttttttaCAGGAGACAGAAGAGATTCTAGCTGATGTACTGAAAGTGGAAGTATTTAGACAGACAGTAGCAGACCAAGCACTGGTGGGAAGTTACTGTGCATTCAGCAACCAAGGAGGATTAGTACACCCTAAGACCTCTATAGAAGACCAGGATGAACTTTCCTCGTTGTTACAAGTCCCCCTTGTGGTAAATATTCTTTCTGTTCAAATCTTGGGGTGTTGTTTCTTTATACTATATTATGAACCAAATTACATAATAGGATTTTAACATCTTATGACTAGATTTTGCATTGGGGATGTACTCAACCACAGTTTTACCCCTCTATATGCCACTATAGGTTGGCTGATTTAAAACAGGAGATCTCTTCCTACGGTTGTTTCTAATTGTTTCGATATTATTCCCTTCAACTTCTTTTTGGATTATATAGTGTTGTGTGGTCCTTGCAGCCTAAAGAAATAGACAGCAAAAGAGTTATTTCCAAATATGCATGACCTAGTGCAGCCTAATCTTAAACCATAAAATTAGGAGCAGTGAATATCCGGATGAACAATTCCAGTGGGAAACATTGAAAAATATGTCTAGTATAGTTGTGTTAACTGTATTAAATAGCATATGAGACATCTATTGGGAATGACAGTAATTGTGATTCACACATTTTGCTGATCTATGATTTATTGTAACCATGATTTGTCAGAGTGGCTGGGCtcataacactaagccataaagcaTGGTTTGGAAAAGAGTAGAAAACTGCCAGTGCAATGACTGTTGAACATCATGAATATTATGCATGTCTATTGAAACTTTGGTCCTCTGATCTATTTAAATAGTTACAAATAGGGTTCATACTCATGCAGCCTTAGGCACGGAGAGGGGATAGAATGCATGAGAAAGAATTTCTTAGACAACTAGCTATCTTTCTTATCAGGCTGGAACTGTTAATCGTGGCAGTGAGGTGATCGCAGCTGGAATGGTTGTGAATGACTGGTGTGCCTTCTGTGGCCTGGACACAACTAGCACAGAATTATCTGTTATTGAGAGTGTCTTCAAACTCAATGAAGCACAGCCAAGTACCATTGCTACCACTATGAGAGATTCTTTGATTGATAGGTGAGTCAaacattattttatatgtatatttattgatattattctgatttattgtattttatactgttttattgtgaaccgcccagggtcccccgagtgggggagatgggcagtaataaaaatatgactgacaaataaataaataaatctgctttcAAAAATTATTAGAGATGGATGGTAGACAGAATATAACTATACTAACAATGGCTTTCTTCAATGGTCTTAACGTGTTTGCAGCCTTCTGTAAATTCCAAGGGATTCATCACTCTGAGAAGATGTATAGTACTACTTGTTCATTAAtaaacatttctctctcttccatgTGCTTGGATCTGCTTCCAGTAAGAGCACATTGTACATAATTGCTGACTT encodes:
- the EIF6 gene encoding eukaryotic translation initiation factor 6; the protein is MAVRASFENNNEIGCFAKLTNAYCLVAIGGSEGFYSVFEGELSDTIPVIHASIAGCRIIGRMCVGNRHGLLVPNNTTDQELQHIRNCLPDSVRIQRVEERLSALGNVTACNDYVALAHPDIDRETEEILADVLKVEVFRQTVADQALVGSYCAFSNQGGLVHPKTSIEDQDELSSLLQVPLVAGTVNRGSEVIAAGMVVNDWCAFCGLDTTSTELSVIESVFKLNEAQPSTIATTMRDSLIDSLT